Proteins encoded within one genomic window of Geotalea daltonii FRC-32:
- the bioB gene encoding biotin synthase BioB: MKMNLEKLGERIIEGGDILVEEALELANLRGSALYPLFGAASRIKEHFVGDKVFLCSIVNAKSGRCPENCSFCAQSAHHKTDAPVYSLIDEERMVACAREAEKNGSSCYGIITSGTSIKKGEELERICNAVRRIRRETGITPSCSLGIINHETASALVEAGVETYHHNLETSRSFFPNVCTTHDYEEDVNTVRVAKKAGLKVCCGGIFGLGESVAQRIEMAYTLRELDVDSVPLNFLNPIAGTKLENAENITPMECLQTIALFRLILPTKRISICGGREKNLRDLQSWIFFAGASGTMIGNYLTTTGRAAEEDWQMLKDLNLSVASCCE, from the coding sequence ATGAAAATGAACCTGGAAAAATTAGGCGAACGCATCATTGAAGGTGGAGATATTCTTGTTGAAGAGGCATTGGAGCTGGCAAATCTTCGGGGTTCGGCTTTGTACCCGCTGTTTGGTGCAGCAAGCCGCATCAAGGAGCACTTTGTCGGAGACAAGGTCTTCCTCTGCTCCATTGTCAATGCCAAATCGGGCCGATGTCCGGAAAATTGCTCGTTTTGTGCCCAATCGGCCCACCACAAAACCGATGCCCCGGTCTATTCATTGATCGATGAGGAGCGAATGGTGGCCTGCGCCAGGGAAGCGGAAAAAAACGGCTCATCCTGTTACGGCATCATAACCAGCGGCACATCAATCAAGAAAGGGGAAGAGCTGGAACGGATCTGCAATGCCGTGCGACGCATCCGCCGGGAGACAGGCATCACCCCTTCGTGTTCACTGGGTATTATCAATCATGAAACGGCATCTGCCCTTGTGGAAGCCGGCGTGGAAACCTATCATCACAATCTTGAAACCTCCCGCAGCTTTTTCCCCAACGTCTGCACCACCCACGACTATGAAGAAGATGTGAATACCGTACGCGTCGCGAAAAAAGCTGGGCTGAAGGTTTGCTGCGGCGGCATCTTCGGCCTGGGAGAAAGTGTGGCCCAGAGAATCGAGATGGCTTACACCCTTCGGGAACTGGATGTGGACTCGGTTCCCCTTAATTTCCTCAATCCAATCGCAGGAACAAAACTGGAAAATGCAGAGAACATAACCCCCATGGAATGCCTGCAAACCATCGCCCTCTTCCGCCTGATCCTTCCCACAAAGCGGATTTCGATTTGTGGCGGCCGGGAGAAAAACCTGCGCGATCTGCAATCGTGGATATTTTTTGCCGGCGCCAGCGGCACCATGATCGGCAACTACCTGACCACCACCGGCAGGGCCGCCGAAGAAGACTGGCAGATGCTCAAGGACCTGAACCTGTCGGTGGCGAGCTGCTGCGAATAA
- the scpB gene encoding SMC-Scp complex subunit ScpB, translating to MSANLKSVIESLIFVSEQPVSLDRLCGVLEEHERPEIREALELLVEEYRDSARGIVLAEVAGGYQFRSRPENADYLRRLTRSKTTKFSQSALETLAIIAYRQPITRAEIEYLRGVDSGGVVKSLLEKKLLKILGKKEIPGKPLIYGTSREFLELFNLKDLSSLPSLKEIQELAPTDAFSAQQDLPLDDPEQPDQ from the coding sequence ATGTCGGCGAATCTTAAATCAGTTATCGAGAGCCTCATATTCGTCTCTGAGCAGCCGGTCTCCCTGGACAGGCTCTGCGGAGTCCTCGAAGAGCACGAACGGCCGGAGATACGCGAAGCGCTGGAATTATTGGTCGAAGAGTACCGGGATTCCGCAAGGGGTATTGTTCTGGCAGAGGTGGCCGGTGGATACCAGTTTCGCAGTCGACCGGAGAATGCGGATTATCTTCGCCGGCTAACCCGCAGCAAAACCACGAAGTTCAGCCAGTCGGCCCTGGAAACCCTTGCCATCATCGCCTACCGCCAACCCATAACCCGTGCCGAGATAGAATATCTGCGCGGTGTCGATTCAGGGGGGGTGGTTAAGAGCTTGCTGGAAAAAAAGCTCCTGAAGATCCTCGGCAAAAAGGAAATTCCAGGCAAACCGCTGATCTATGGCACCTCCAGGGAATTTCTCGAACTGTTCAACCTGAAAGACCTGTCCAGCCTGCCGTCGTTGAAGGAGATCCAGGAACTGGCTCCGACAGATGCCTTTTCAGCCCAGCAGGATCTGCCCCTTGATGACCCGGAACAGCCAGACCAATAG
- a CDS encoding site-2 protease family protein, whose translation MENFFLKLSIMLVPALMAITCHEVSHGFVADKFGDNTARYMGRLTLNPLKHLDIFGTLMIFIVGIGWAKPVPVNFNNLRHPKRDMIWVAAAGPITNFILAAVSALALRVLATLTYDGSSMPAVQSVVEPVALMLGFSVYINLLLAIFNLIPMPPLDGGRVTAGLLPYRQSEAFSRLEPYGMIIIIALVFFTDIFSYVLLPILSAGIHLLAGPQSSLVFSVTKLLMR comes from the coding sequence ATGGAGAATTTTTTCCTCAAGCTTTCAATCATGCTCGTTCCCGCTCTGATGGCCATTACCTGCCACGAAGTTTCCCACGGCTTCGTCGCCGACAAGTTCGGTGACAATACCGCCCGCTATATGGGCCGTCTGACCCTTAATCCCCTGAAGCACCTTGATATTTTCGGGACGTTGATGATTTTTATTGTCGGCATCGGATGGGCGAAGCCGGTGCCGGTCAACTTCAACAACCTGAGACATCCCAAACGGGATATGATCTGGGTTGCCGCGGCTGGCCCCATCACCAATTTCATCCTGGCAGCGGTTTCCGCTCTGGCCTTGCGAGTCCTGGCCACTCTCACCTATGATGGGTCCTCCATGCCGGCGGTTCAATCGGTTGTCGAGCCGGTGGCGTTGATGCTCGGCTTTTCAGTTTATATCAACCTGCTGCTGGCCATCTTCAATCTGATCCCCATGCCGCCGCTGGACGGGGGACGGGTTACCGCAGGATTACTGCCCTACCGCCAGTCCGAGGCTTTTTCGAGGCTTGAGCCATATGGCATGATCATTATTATTGCTCTGGTCTTTTTTACCGACATTTTCAGTTATGTCCTGCTGCCGATTTTAAGCGCGGGGATTCACCTGCTGGCCGGCCCGCAAAGCAGCCTTGTCTTCAGTGTCACCAAGCTGCTCATGCGATAA
- a CDS encoding segregation and condensation protein A — protein MEVMTENSLFPTDVSYQVNIEEFEGPLDLLLHLIKKNEVDIYNIPIAAITRQYLDYIDLLKDLNLDIAGEFLVMAATLLQIKSKMLLPVTVEEESEEAEEDPRAELVRRLLEYQKYKEAATTLGQCELLGRDLFARKFPAPELASFEAEEEPADVELFELIEAFQRVLAKISPDSFHEVGADGLSIADRITEVLALLEGEEAITFEALFIGDVTRDALVITFLAVLELCKLKMIRITQVKEKGTIWIMPAVADGADEPEEVEEGNAHVGES, from the coding sequence ATGGAAGTGATGACTGAAAACTCCTTATTTCCCACCGATGTTTCCTACCAGGTGAACATCGAGGAATTCGAAGGCCCCCTCGACCTGCTCCTGCATCTGATCAAGAAGAATGAAGTCGATATCTACAACATTCCCATTGCTGCCATAACACGGCAGTATCTGGATTACATCGACCTGCTGAAGGATCTGAATCTGGATATTGCCGGCGAATTTCTCGTCATGGCGGCAACGCTTCTTCAGATCAAGTCGAAGATGCTTCTTCCAGTTACTGTGGAAGAAGAGAGCGAAGAGGCAGAGGAAGACCCGAGGGCCGAGCTGGTACGCAGGCTTCTGGAATACCAGAAATACAAGGAAGCAGCCACCACCCTCGGCCAATGCGAGCTGCTGGGCCGGGACCTGTTTGCCCGCAAATTTCCTGCACCTGAACTTGCCTCCTTTGAAGCTGAAGAAGAACCTGCGGATGTGGAGCTGTTCGAGCTGATTGAGGCCTTTCAGCGCGTGCTGGCAAAGATCTCTCCGGACAGCTTCCATGAGGTTGGCGCCGACGGCCTCTCCATCGCCGATCGGATAACCGAGGTTCTAGCCCTGCTGGAGGGGGAGGAAGCCATAACCTTTGAGGCTCTTTTTATCGGCGATGTTACCCGGGATGCACTTGTCATCACTTTTCTTGCCGTTCTGGAGCTGTGCAAACTGAAGATGATCAGGATCACTCAGGTCAAAGAAAAGGGTACCATCTGGATCATGCCAGCAGTGGCCGATGGCGCTGATGAGCCTGAGGAAGTCGAAGAAGGGAATGCCCATGTCGGCGAATCTTAA
- the trpS gene encoding tryptophan--tRNA ligase encodes MKNKRIVSGMRPTGKLHLGHYHGVLSNWLELQQEFECFFFAADWHSLTTEYANTEGIRDNIRDMVLDWLAFGIDPDKSTVFIQSQVPQHAELNLVLSMITPVSWLERNPTYKEMQENLTTKDLSTFGFLGYPVLMAADIIVYKAARVPVGQDQIPHLELTREIARRFNYLYGEVFPEPSALLTETPKVVGLDGRKMSKSYGNAIFLSDTAEETRKKVMSMVTDAQRPLRSDPGEPDRCVAFTLHSLYVPEEKRSEIVSACRSAQIGCVDCKKILAQCMIDTLAPFRSRREELSEKPDLIDEVLANGAVKAAEEAGKTMTDVRAALKV; translated from the coding sequence ATGAAAAACAAACGTATCGTCAGCGGCATGAGGCCGACCGGAAAGCTGCACCTGGGGCATTACCACGGGGTACTCTCCAATTGGCTCGAACTTCAGCAGGAATTCGAATGTTTCTTCTTTGCTGCCGACTGGCATTCGTTGACCACCGAATATGCCAATACGGAAGGGATCCGGGACAATATCCGCGACATGGTGCTCGACTGGCTGGCTTTCGGCATCGATCCCGATAAAAGTACCGTCTTCATCCAGAGCCAGGTACCGCAGCATGCGGAACTTAACCTGGTTCTTTCCATGATCACCCCCGTTTCCTGGCTAGAGCGCAATCCAACCTATAAGGAGATGCAGGAAAACCTGACGACCAAGGATCTTTCCACCTTCGGTTTTCTAGGTTACCCGGTGCTCATGGCTGCCGACATCATTGTCTATAAAGCGGCCCGCGTGCCTGTCGGCCAGGACCAGATCCCGCACCTGGAACTTACCCGGGAAATAGCCCGCCGTTTCAACTACCTCTATGGCGAGGTTTTCCCGGAGCCGTCTGCCCTTCTTACCGAGACCCCGAAGGTGGTGGGGCTTGACGGACGCAAGATGAGCAAGTCTTACGGCAATGCCATCTTCCTCTCCGACACCGCTGAAGAGACACGGAAAAAGGTCATGTCCATGGTGACCGATGCCCAGCGCCCATTGCGTAGTGATCCGGGCGAACCGGATCGGTGCGTGGCCTTCACCCTGCATAGCCTGTATGTGCCCGAGGAGAAACGGTCGGAGATCGTCAGCGCCTGTCGCAGTGCCCAGATCGGCTGCGTGGACTGCAAAAAGATCCTGGCCCAGTGCATGATCGACACCCTGGCTCCTTTCCGCAGCCGACGTGAAGAGCTGTCCGAGAAACCGGACCTGATCGATGAGGTGCTTGCAAACGGCGCAGTCAAGGCTGCCGAGGAAGCCGGCAAGACCATGACCGATGTGAGGGCTGCCCTTAAGGTATAG
- a CDS encoding 4Fe-4S dicluster domain-containing protein, translating to MAMIKIDEQRCKGCGLCTIACPHKLLALCDKINNQGYTPARISSADKCTGCALCGEICPDVAIAVFK from the coding sequence ATGGCAATGATAAAGATTGACGAACAACGATGCAAAGGATGCGGTCTGTGCACAATAGCATGTCCGCACAAGCTGCTCGCTTTATGTGACAAGATAAACAATCAGGGCTATACTCCTGCTCGCATTTCCTCAGCAGACAAGTGCACAGGCTGTGCACTGTGTGGTGAGATTTGTCCCGATGTTGCCATTGCCGTCTTCAAATAA
- the bioA gene encoding adenosylmethionine--8-amino-7-oxononanoate transaminase has translation MNKYDTQTLQEYDRRYVWHPFTQMKEWEEDEPIVIERGEGSFLIDTDGTRYLDGVAAIWTNVHGHCKKEINEAIKAQVDRLEHSTLLGLAGEQPALLAKRLVDIAPPGLCKVFYSDNGSTAVEIAVKMAFQYQQHKGHTGKTKFISFTNAYHGDTVGAMSVGGIDIYHDVYSPLLFPTIKAPAPYCYRCPMETSDSSSCGKVCLKELERLMADHAHELAALVIEPRVQGAGGMITQPEGFVRTVRELCNKYDVLMIADEVAVGFGRTGAMFACEKEGVTPDLMALSKGITAGYLPLAATLTTQQVYNAFLGEYRELKTFFHGHTFTGNPIACAAALASLDLIEKEQLLANLQPKIEYLKDRLNSLKSLVHVGDVRQEGLIGGIELVRNRATKESYHWEERIGVLVCRAARKHGIFLRPLGNIIVVFPPLSISLAELKQLMDGIEASIREVTE, from the coding sequence GTGAATAAATACGATACACAAACCCTTCAGGAATATGATCGCCGCTATGTCTGGCACCCCTTCACCCAGATGAAGGAGTGGGAGGAGGACGAGCCGATTGTCATTGAACGGGGTGAGGGATCATTCCTTATAGATACAGACGGCACCCGCTATCTGGACGGGGTTGCCGCAATCTGGACCAATGTTCACGGCCACTGCAAGAAAGAGATTAATGAGGCGATCAAGGCCCAGGTTGACAGGCTTGAGCACTCAACACTGCTGGGCCTGGCTGGCGAACAGCCCGCCCTGCTCGCCAAGCGGCTGGTGGATATTGCCCCGCCCGGCCTTTGCAAGGTTTTTTACTCCGACAATGGCTCAACCGCTGTGGAAATTGCCGTAAAAATGGCCTTCCAGTACCAGCAGCACAAAGGGCACACCGGCAAGACAAAATTCATCTCCTTCACCAACGCCTACCACGGTGACACAGTTGGAGCCATGAGCGTCGGCGGCATCGACATCTACCACGATGTCTATTCCCCACTTCTCTTTCCCACCATCAAGGCACCGGCGCCTTACTGCTACCGCTGCCCCATGGAAACCTCGGATAGCTCCAGCTGCGGAAAGGTATGTCTCAAGGAGCTGGAACGGTTGATGGCTGATCACGCCCACGAACTGGCGGCACTGGTTATCGAGCCCCGAGTGCAGGGTGCCGGTGGAATGATCACTCAGCCGGAAGGTTTCGTCCGGACGGTACGCGAGCTGTGCAACAAATATGATGTACTCATGATCGCCGACGAGGTGGCAGTGGGTTTCGGCCGGACCGGCGCCATGTTCGCCTGTGAGAAGGAAGGAGTTACTCCTGACCTTATGGCCTTATCCAAGGGAATTACCGCAGGTTATCTCCCCCTGGCAGCAACCCTAACCACCCAGCAGGTTTACAATGCCTTTCTCGGTGAATACCGTGAGCTGAAAACCTTTTTCCATGGCCACACATTTACCGGTAATCCAATTGCCTGTGCAGCCGCACTGGCTAGTCTGGACTTAATTGAGAAAGAACAGCTGCTGGCCAATCTGCAACCCAAGATCGAGTATCTGAAAGACCGGCTGAATTCTCTAAAATCGTTGGTTCACGTGGGTGATGTGCGTCAGGAAGGGCTCATCGGCGGCATTGAGCTGGTGAGAAACAGGGCAACAAAGGAAAGCTACCATTGGGAGGAGCGGATTGGGGTCCTGGTATGCAGAGCGGCGAGAAAGCACGGAATTTTCCTGCGACCCCTGGGGAATATCATCGTCGTCTTCCCTCCCCTGTCCATCTCGCTGGCAGAACTCAAGCAGCTCATGGACGGTATCGAAGCATCTATCCGTGAGGTTACGGAATAA
- a CDS encoding MucR family transcriptional regulator, translating into MASTLLELTASIVSSHASVSEMSSEELLAELQKVHAALQKLEAPAEAESESKAPAISLKKAFQPDQVSCMICGKTGMKTLARHLAQVHDMKPGAYRKQFGIPSSQALTAKNFSEARRKMAQDRGLADNLAKARAVRAAKIKAKAATEEKAAKPAKAAAKAAPKAATKKKTAKISAKAKKP; encoded by the coding sequence ATGGCCTCAACCTTATTGGAACTGACAGCAAGCATTGTTTCTTCACATGCATCAGTATCAGAGATGTCCAGTGAAGAACTGCTTGCAGAACTGCAGAAAGTTCACGCAGCACTGCAAAAATTGGAAGCACCGGCAGAAGCAGAATCGGAAAGCAAGGCTCCAGCCATCTCACTGAAAAAAGCATTCCAACCAGATCAAGTCTCCTGCATGATCTGCGGCAAAACCGGCATGAAGACCCTTGCCCGCCATCTGGCCCAGGTACATGACATGAAGCCGGGAGCATACAGAAAACAGTTTGGGATCCCATCCTCCCAGGCGCTTACTGCCAAAAACTTCTCTGAAGCCAGAAGGAAAATGGCTCAGGACCGCGGCCTCGCCGACAACCTGGCCAAGGCTAGAGCCGTAAGAGCTGCCAAGATAAAGGCAAAAGCCGCAACCGAGGAAAAGGCAGCCAAACCGGCAAAAGCTGCCGCCAAAGCCGCTCCCAAAGCAGCCACAAAAAAGAAAACAGCAAAGATATCGGCAAAGGCAAAAAAACCCTGA
- the bioD gene encoding dethiobiotin synthase gives MANCKGIFITGTDTGVGKTIVSAVLARLLANKGLSVGVMKPVTSGCIEVGSKLLSEDAELLKWAVHTREDDPDMTPYLLREPLAPSVAAELDKVRIDFSIIKAAYERLAAKHDFVIVEGAGGLMVPLAGGLLTADLINHLNLPVAVVARPNLGTVNHTLLTTFTARQMGIPVKGIIVNNYPSAPDKAEEYAPHMLGSLSGAALLGVFPHSPRLDQHTLVEEIVSILEQDPATALMLRELGAGAASSTKESTR, from the coding sequence ATGGCAAACTGTAAGGGGATATTCATTACCGGCACCGATACCGGTGTCGGCAAGACTATTGTCTCGGCTGTGTTAGCACGGCTCTTGGCGAATAAGGGATTGTCTGTCGGGGTCATGAAGCCGGTCACCAGCGGCTGCATAGAGGTCGGAAGTAAACTTCTTTCCGAAGATGCAGAGCTGTTGAAATGGGCTGTGCATACACGTGAAGACGATCCTGACATGACCCCTTATCTGCTCAGGGAACCGCTGGCCCCTTCAGTGGCGGCCGAACTTGACAAGGTCCGCATCGACTTTTCCATAATCAAGGCTGCTTACGAGCGGCTGGCAGCAAAGCATGACTTTGTCATCGTCGAAGGTGCAGGCGGACTGATGGTCCCCCTGGCCGGCGGGCTGTTGACTGCCGACCTGATCAATCACCTGAATCTTCCAGTCGCAGTCGTCGCCCGTCCCAATCTCGGCACCGTCAACCACACCCTGCTCACCACTTTTACCGCAAGACAGATGGGCATTCCTGTCAAGGGGATCATCGTCAACAATTATCCTTCAGCTCCGGACAAGGCCGAAGAATACGCGCCGCACATGCTGGGCTCCCTTTCCGGGGCAGCGCTGCTGGGGGTTTTCCCGCACAGCCCAAGGCTGGATCAGCATACCCTTGTGGAAGAGATTGTTTCGATCCTTGAGCAGGACCCGGCAACGGCGTTGATGCTGCGTGAATTAGGGGCTGGCGCAGCATCATCAACAAAGGAGAGCACAAGGTGA
- a CDS encoding A-adding tRNA nucleotidyltransferase, with amino-acid sequence MDVITTHVNADFDCLGAMVAAKKLYPDALMVFSGAQEKSMRDFFLKSTGYALNFTRLKDLDLGSITRLILVDCQHSSRIGRFSEILNRPGLEIHIYDHHPESSGDISPTGGVIRASGSSTTILTSLLREKGINVNATEATLMMLGIYEDTGSLIFPSTTTEDFHAAAWLLEHGASLNTVADFITQELTAEQVSLLNDLLKSLKTTELHGVEISIAQASVDYYIGDIAVLAHMMRDMENLEALFVVVGMASRVYIVARSRIPEVNVSDILHEFGGGGHSSAASAAIKGLTVIQVLEKLETVLRARVNPKRVAGDIMSSPVKTIDATATMEEARDMLTRYNVNALPVIKDKRLAGIISRRIVEKSLYHNLGQVPVTDYMHSEFMNAAPDTSIKEIQDYMIGRDRRMVPVLDKGRLAGVVTRTDILRYMHNGEGLYDLARNAVPMKSKEVRGLMGKNLAPRIQQILHELGRVGDSLDVPVFAVGGFVRDLLMNVPNLDMDVTVEGDGILFAETFAGQYGCRVKSHDKFGTAVIVFPDGFKIDVASTRLEYYVSPGALPTVERSSLKMDLYRRDFTINTLAIRLNESEFGVMLDFFGAQRDLQDHLIRVLHNLSFVEDPTRVFRAIRFEQRLDFTIAKHTENLIKNAVKMDFLEKLGGKRLLTELVYILRENEPLKAIERMASFGLLRFIHPELELTTGTRNMLEEARRIISWFDLLFLNRAYERWAVYFLVLCESLTHDQLWGACTRLAVSEHYREKLFETRRQGEEALATIEKKIARTGAIEKSEVYFLLKDLPVEVLLYLMAKTGSEEVKKWLSLYFTQLQNVRCFVTGHDLKRLQVPPGPLYKDLLDLVLKARLDGRVISREDELELVRHKLKKL; translated from the coding sequence ATGGATGTCATTACCACCCATGTGAATGCCGACTTCGATTGCCTTGGGGCAATGGTTGCGGCAAAAAAGCTCTACCCGGACGCGCTGATGGTTTTTTCCGGAGCCCAGGAAAAAAGCATGCGCGACTTTTTCCTCAAATCCACCGGCTATGCCCTCAATTTCACCAGGCTGAAGGATCTTGACCTGGGTAGCATCACCCGCCTCATCCTCGTCGATTGTCAGCACTCCTCACGCATCGGAAGATTCTCGGAAATCCTTAACCGGCCGGGTTTGGAAATCCACATCTACGATCACCACCCCGAATCATCGGGCGACATCTCCCCAACCGGCGGTGTGATCCGCGCCAGCGGATCTTCTACCACCATCCTTACCTCCCTTTTGCGGGAGAAGGGGATAAATGTAAACGCTACCGAAGCGACGCTGATGATGCTTGGCATCTACGAAGACACCGGCAGCCTCATCTTTCCCTCGACCACAACCGAAGATTTTCATGCTGCAGCCTGGCTGCTGGAGCATGGGGCCAGTCTCAATACAGTTGCCGACTTCATAACCCAGGAACTTACTGCCGAACAGGTTTCTCTTTTGAACGACCTGCTGAAATCCCTTAAAACCACTGAGCTTCACGGAGTGGAGATCTCCATCGCCCAGGCTTCGGTCGATTACTACATCGGGGATATTGCCGTTCTTGCCCATATGATGCGGGATATGGAAAACCTGGAGGCTCTTTTTGTAGTTGTCGGCATGGCGAGTCGGGTTTATATCGTTGCCAGAAGCAGGATTCCCGAGGTGAATGTCAGCGATATCCTTCATGAATTCGGCGGCGGCGGTCATTCTTCTGCCGCTTCGGCAGCCATTAAGGGCCTGACAGTGATACAGGTCCTGGAGAAGCTTGAAACGGTCCTGCGGGCAAGGGTCAATCCGAAAAGGGTTGCCGGAGATATCATGTCTTCACCGGTGAAAACCATCGATGCCACGGCAACCATGGAAGAGGCCCGGGACATGTTGACCCGCTACAACGTCAATGCCTTGCCGGTTATCAAGGACAAGCGGTTGGCCGGCATCATATCCAGAAGAATTGTGGAAAAATCCCTCTACCACAACCTTGGTCAGGTTCCTGTCACCGATTACATGCATTCCGAATTTATGAACGCTGCACCCGATACCAGCATAAAGGAAATCCAGGACTACATGATCGGGCGCGACCGGCGCATGGTCCCTGTCCTGGACAAGGGCCGGCTTGCAGGGGTAGTGACGCGCACCGACATTCTTCGCTACATGCACAACGGCGAAGGGCTTTATGATCTTGCACGTAATGCCGTGCCCATGAAGAGCAAGGAGGTCAGGGGGCTGATGGGCAAAAACCTGGCGCCGCGGATTCAGCAGATTCTTCATGAGCTTGGCCGGGTGGGGGACTCCCTTGACGTGCCCGTTTTTGCGGTGGGGGGATTTGTCAGGGACCTGCTGATGAACGTACCCAATCTGGATATGGATGTGACGGTGGAAGGAGACGGGATACTCTTTGCCGAGACCTTTGCCGGCCAGTACGGTTGCCGGGTCAAGAGCCATGATAAATTCGGTACGGCGGTGATTGTCTTTCCCGACGGCTTCAAGATAGATGTGGCCAGTACCCGCCTGGAATATTATGTTTCACCCGGAGCACTTCCCACCGTCGAGCGCTCTTCACTGAAAATGGATCTCTATCGCCGTGATTTCACCATCAATACTCTGGCCATCAGGCTCAATGAATCAGAATTCGGGGTGATGCTCGATTTTTTCGGAGCCCAACGGGACCTGCAGGATCATCTGATCCGGGTTCTGCATAATCTGTCCTTCGTTGAAGATCCGACCCGTGTCTTCCGCGCCATCCGTTTCGAGCAGCGTCTTGATTTTACCATTGCCAAGCATACGGAGAACCTCATCAAGAACGCGGTCAAGATGGATTTTCTTGAAAAGCTGGGCGGTAAAAGGCTTCTGACCGAGCTGGTTTATATCCTGCGTGAGAATGAGCCATTGAAAGCCATCGAGCGGATGGCCTCTTTCGGCCTTCTCCGGTTCATCCATCCGGAGCTGGAATTGACTACCGGGACGAGAAACATGCTGGAAGAAGCACGCAGGATCATTTCCTGGTTCGACCTGTTGTTCCTTAACCGGGCCTACGAGCGTTGGGCCGTTTATTTTCTTGTCTTGTGTGAATCCCTGACCCATGATCAGTTGTGGGGAGCATGCACCAGGCTGGCGGTCAGCGAACATTACCGGGAGAAGCTGTTCGAGACGCGCAGGCAGGGTGAGGAGGCGCTTGCCACAATCGAGAAAAAAATTGCCAGGACCGGAGCCATTGAAAAGAGTGAGGTCTACTTTCTGCTGAAAGATCTTCCTGTGGAAGTCCTGCTCTATTTGATGGCAAAAACCGGCAGTGAAGAAGTCAAAAAATGGCTGTCCCTCTATTTTACCCAGCTGCAGAATGTTCGCTGCTTCGTAACCGGTCATGACCTTAAACGCCTGCAAGTGCCGCCGGGCCCTCTTTATAAGGATCTTCTCGACCTTGTGCTGAAGGCACGTCTGGATGGCAGGGTCATCAGCCGCGAAGACGAGCTGGAACTGGTGAGGCATAAATTGAAGAAACTGTAG
- the amrB gene encoding AmmeMemoRadiSam system protein B has translation MIRQPAVAGQFYTDDPDKLRTQLKAMIAPAPFKERALGVISPHAGYMYSGAVAGKLFGEVAVPSTVVILGPNHHGIGARAAIFPEGSWQTPLGTAPVNSSLATLIKKHSSIVEADQKAHIFEHSLEVQLPFLQFLRPDVSIVPVCLGFRDFKSCLLLGSGIASAIRDYGDEVLIVASSDMTHYETAASAKQKDEQAINMVLALDAEGLLLVCAQKDITMCGVVPATVMLVAAKGLGATKARLVQYATSGDVTGDNRQVVAYAALTVQ, from the coding sequence ATGATTCGTCAGCCGGCAGTGGCAGGTCAATTCTACACCGATGATCCGGATAAACTGCGAACCCAGCTAAAGGCAATGATTGCCCCTGCACCGTTCAAAGAGAGGGCCCTTGGGGTCATATCTCCCCATGCGGGATATATGTATTCAGGTGCCGTTGCCGGCAAACTGTTCGGCGAGGTGGCTGTTCCATCGACGGTCGTCATACTTGGCCCCAACCATCATGGAATTGGCGCCCGTGCCGCCATCTTTCCCGAGGGAAGCTGGCAGACCCCCCTGGGAACTGCACCGGTAAACAGCTCCCTTGCTACCCTCATCAAAAAACACTCCTCTATCGTTGAAGCAGATCAAAAAGCCCATATCTTTGAACATTCCCTGGAGGTTCAACTCCCTTTTCTCCAGTTTCTCAGGCCGGACGTCAGCATTGTCCCTGTTTGCCTGGGGTTCCGCGACTTCAAGAGCTGCCTCCTGCTGGGCTCGGGCATTGCCTCTGCCATCAGGGACTATGGCGATGAGGTTCTGATCGTGGCAAGCAGCGACATGACCCATTATGAGACTGCGGCCAGCGCAAAGCAGAAGGATGAACAAGCCATTAACATGGTGCTTGCGCTTGATGCTGAAGGGTTGTTGCTGGTCTGTGCACAGAAGGATATTACCATGTGCGGTGTGGTTCCTGCCACGGTCATGCTTGTCGCGGCCAAGGGCCTCGGAGCGACAAAGGCCAGGCTGGTGCAGTACGCCACCAGCGGCGATGTTACGGGAGACAACCGCCAGGTTGTGGCCTATGCGGCACTGACGGTACAGTGA